A portion of the Oreochromis niloticus isolate F11D_XX linkage group LG10, O_niloticus_UMD_NMBU, whole genome shotgun sequence genome contains these proteins:
- the mettl27 gene encoding methyltransferase-like protein 27 isoform X3, producing MQQLAKITYYKIKCIREENNLKEYKRFFMAEKEQRKLPLSLKDFTEGIASPVFYTVIGCFLVLLHRLSVSPIQFAAVSVLVLSLFLQCERRKKKDPGRRPLVKWRPVSSSLHVYIYVIAADCVFYIRKRNQTTGVYIMSAVANTFENVKAVILSAHKNTTSRDKVSFYDSWAENYDQDVAVLDYRAPTLAANCISSHFSGDREGAVVLDVACGTGLVATQLKKLGFGKFVGIDGSEAMLELARQSGLYQDLKQIMLGEEPLPIQWDSFDVVVIVGALSFGHVPPAVVRDLCKTTKPGGYICMTTRSNQDNLEYKGCLDSELRQMENEGLWTCLEVTEVENWERAVSEHEDGYISGAVYLYKKL from the exons ATGCAGCAGCTAGCAAAGATCACAtactataaaataaaatgtataagaGAAGAAAATAATCTGAAAGAATATAAACGCTTCTTCATGGCGGAAAAAGAGCAGAGAAAGCTGCCTCTTTCCCTGAAAGACTTTACTGAGGGAATAGCGAGCCCGGTGTTTTATACAGTCATTGGTTGCTTCCTGGTGTTGCTGCACAGGCTCTCGGTGTCCCCGATTCAGTTTGCTGCAGTGTCAGTGTTAGTTCTTTCTTTATTCTTGCAGTGTGAACGCAGAAAGAAGAAAGATCCAGGGAGACGACCGCTGGTAAAGTGGCGCCCTGTCTCTTCATCTTTACACGTATACATATATGTTATAGCAGCAGACTGTGTCTTCTACATCCGTAAAAGAAATCAGACAA CAGGTGTGTATATAATGTCAGCTGTGGCTAACACATTTGAAAATGTGAAAGCAGTTATTCTATCAGctcataaaaacacaacatcaagGGACAAGGTCTCCTTCTACGACTCCTGGGCAGAGAACTATGATCAG GATGTGGCTGTCCTGGATTACCGTGCACCAACTCTGGCAGCAAACTGCATCTCTTCCCATTTCAGTGGAGATCGTGAGGGTGCCGTCGTATTGGATGTGGCCTGTGGTACAGGACTGGTGGCCACACAg TTGAAGAAACTTGGATTTGGAAAGTTTGTGGGTATAGATGGAAGCGAAGCTATGTTGGAGTTGGCAAGACAGAGTGGGTTGTACCAGGACTTGAAGCAGATCATGCTGGGAGAGGAGCCACTGCCTATCCAGTGGG ATTCGTTTGATGTGGTTGTGATTGTTGGAGCACTAAGTTTTGGTCATGTCCCTCCTGCTGTGGTCAGAGATCTGTGCAAGACCACCAAACCAG GTGGCTACATTTGCATGACTACCAGAAGTAACCAGGACAATCTAGAGTACAAAGGCTGTCTTGACTCTGAGCTCAGGCAGATGGAGAACGAGGGGCTTTGGACTTGTCTAGAGGTCACAGAGGTGGAAAACTGGGAGAGAGCTGTGTCGGAGCACGAGGATGGCTACATATCTGGCGCTGTATATCTCTACAAGAAACTATAA
- the mettl27 gene encoding methyltransferase-like protein 27 isoform X2 — translation MQQLAKITYYKIKCIREENNLKEYKRFFMAEKEQRKLPLSLKDFTEGIASPVFYTVIGCFLVLLHRLSVSPIQFAAVSVLVLSLFLQCERRKKKDPGRRPLVKWRPVSSSLHVYIYVIAADCVFYIRKRNQTSVYIMSAVANTFENVKAVILSAHKNTTSRDKVSFYDSWAENYDQDVAVLDYRAPTLAANCISSHFSGDREGAVVLDVACGTGLVATQLKKLGFGKFVGIDGSEAMLELARQSGLYQDLKQIMLGEEPLPIQWVDSFDVVVIVGALSFGHVPPAVVRDLCKTTKPGGYICMTTRSNQDNLEYKGCLDSELRQMENEGLWTCLEVTEVENWERAVSEHEDGYISGAVYLYKKL, via the exons ATGCAGCAGCTAGCAAAGATCACAtactataaaataaaatgtataagaGAAGAAAATAATCTGAAAGAATATAAACGCTTCTTCATGGCGGAAAAAGAGCAGAGAAAGCTGCCTCTTTCCCTGAAAGACTTTACTGAGGGAATAGCGAGCCCGGTGTTTTATACAGTCATTGGTTGCTTCCTGGTGTTGCTGCACAGGCTCTCGGTGTCCCCGATTCAGTTTGCTGCAGTGTCAGTGTTAGTTCTTTCTTTATTCTTGCAGTGTGAACGCAGAAAGAAGAAAGATCCAGGGAGACGACCGCTGGTAAAGTGGCGCCCTGTCTCTTCATCTTTACACGTATACATATATGTTATAGCAGCAGACTGTGTCTTCTACATCCGTAAAAGAAATCAGACAA GTGTGTATATAATGTCAGCTGTGGCTAACACATTTGAAAATGTGAAAGCAGTTATTCTATCAGctcataaaaacacaacatcaagGGACAAGGTCTCCTTCTACGACTCCTGGGCAGAGAACTATGATCAG GATGTGGCTGTCCTGGATTACCGTGCACCAACTCTGGCAGCAAACTGCATCTCTTCCCATTTCAGTGGAGATCGTGAGGGTGCCGTCGTATTGGATGTGGCCTGTGGTACAGGACTGGTGGCCACACAg TTGAAGAAACTTGGATTTGGAAAGTTTGTGGGTATAGATGGAAGCGAAGCTATGTTGGAGTTGGCAAGACAGAGTGGGTTGTACCAGGACTTGAAGCAGATCATGCTGGGAGAGGAGCCACTGCCTATCCAGTGGG TAGATTCGTTTGATGTGGTTGTGATTGTTGGAGCACTAAGTTTTGGTCATGTCCCTCCTGCTGTGGTCAGAGATCTGTGCAAGACCACCAAACCAG GTGGCTACATTTGCATGACTACCAGAAGTAACCAGGACAATCTAGAGTACAAAGGCTGTCTTGACTCTGAGCTCAGGCAGATGGAGAACGAGGGGCTTTGGACTTGTCTAGAGGTCACAGAGGTGGAAAACTGGGAGAGAGCTGTGTCGGAGCACGAGGATGGCTACATATCTGGCGCTGTATATCTCTACAAGAAACTATAA
- the nf2b gene encoding NF2, moesin-ezrin-radixin like (MERLIN) tumor suppressor b has protein sequence MSILGLKKKQPKTFKVKVITMDAEMEFSCEVKWKGKDLFDLVCRTVGLRETWFFGLRYTVKDTYAWLKPDKRVLDQEVPKDSPITFNFLAKFFPEKVEEELVQEITQHLFFLQVKKQILDEEIFCSPEASVLLASYAVQAKYGDYDPNFHKPGFLAQDELLPKTVVMQYQMTADMWEEKITAWYAEHRGLARDEAEMEYLKIAQDLEMYGVSYFEITQNKRDTNLLLGVDAQGLHIYSPNSKLTPNKSFPWSGIRNISYSEKEFTIKPLDKKKDVFKFYSSQLRVNKLILQLCIGNHDLFMRRRKVDSIEVQQMKAQAKEEKARKKMERQILAREKQMREEAERAKEEMERRLFQLQDEARLANEALLRSEETADLLAEKAQIAEEEAKLLAHKAAEAEQERQRLEVAAMKTKEEKRLMEQKMREAEQLAVKLVEQSERRLKEADHLKQDLTEAKDAERRAKQKLLEITKTTYPLIAAYSAPPAPPAPPEAADFACESPPARLDFKDSDMKRLSMEIERERLEYMEKSKHLQDQLKELKSEIESLKLEEQQQQQASLYNMHSEARGYIQEPIYIAHSNRNSAYMSQMAYFEEV, from the exons ATGTCTATCCTCGGATTAAAGAAGAAGCAGCCAAAGACTTTTAAAGTCAAAGTTATCACTATGGATGCTGAAATGGAGTTTAGCTGCGAG GTCAAGTGGAAAGGTAAAGACCTCTTTGACCTGGTATGTCGAACTGTTGGTTTGAGGGAGACCTGGTTTTTTGGACTCAGGTACACAGTAAAGGATACCTATGCCTGGCTAAAACCAGACAAGCGG GTCTTGGACCAGGAGGTTCCTAAGGACTCTCCCATAACATTTAATTTCCTTGCTAAATTTTTCCCGGAAAAAGTAGAAGAAGAGCTGGTTCAAGAAATTACTCAACACCTCTTCTTCTTACAG GTAAAAAAACAGATATTAGATGAAGAGATATTCTGCTCCCCTGAAGCTTCAGTTCTGTTGGCATCATATGCCGTCCAAGCTAAG TATGGAGACTATGATCCAAACTTCCATAAACCAGGCTTCCTGGCACAAGATGAGCTTTTGCCAAAAACA GTTGTGATGCAGTACCAAATGACAGCAGACATGTGGGAGGAGAAGATCACAGCTTGGTATGCTGAGCACAGAGGCCTCGCCAG AGATGAAGCTGAGATGGAATACCTAAAGATTGCTCAGGATCTTGAGATGTATGGTGTCAGCTACTTTGAAATTACT CAAAATAAGAGGGACACAAACCTGCTACTTGGAGTTGATGCCCAGGGTCTTCACATCTACAGCCCCAACAGCAAACTGACCCCTAACAAGTCCTTTCCTTGGAGCGGCATCCGTAATATCTCCTATAGTGAAAAGGAG TTCACAATCAAACCTCTGGACAAGAAGAAAGATGTTTTCAAGTTCTACTCTTCTCAGCTGCGTGTCAACAAGCTG ATCCTGCAGTTGTGCATTGGGAATCATGATTTGTTTATGAGAAGGAGGAAGGTGGACTCAATTGAAGTGCAGCAGATGAAAGCTCAAGCCAAAGAGGAAAAGGCCCGCAAGAAG ATGGAGCGCCAGATCCTGGCACGGGAGAAACAGATGAGGGAGGAAGCCGAACGGGCAAAAGAGGAAATGGAAAGAAGACTGTTCCAGCTGCAGGATGAGGCACGACTGGCTAATGAGGCACTG CTGCGATCTGAGGAGACGGCAGACCTGCTGGCAGAGAAAGCTCAGATTGCTGAGGAGGAAGCGAAGCTGTTGGCCCACAAAGCTGCAGAAGCTGAGCAGGAGAGGCAGAGGTTAGAGGTCGCAGCCATGAAGACCAAGGAGGAGAAGAGGCTCATGGAGCAGAAGATGAGGGAGGCAGAGCAGCTGGCTGTAAAACTGGTGGAGCAGTCTGAGCGGAG GTTGAAGGAAGCTGATCACCTGAAGCAGGACCTGACTGAGGCAAAGGACGCTGAGAGGAGAGCCAAGCAGAAGCTGCTGGAGATCACCAAAACAACCTACCCC CTCATAGCAGCTTATTCTGCTCCCCctgctcctcctgctcctcctgaaGCAGCCGACTTTGCCTGTGAGTCACCACCAGCACGCCTCGACTTCAAGGACTCTGACATGAAACGACTCTCTATGGAGATTGAGAGAGAGAG GCTGGAGTACATGGAGAAGAGCAAACATCTTCAGGACCAGCTGAAGGAGCTCAAGTCTGAGATCGAGTCTCTGAagctggaggagcagcagcagcaacaggccAGCCTCTACAACATGCACAGTGAGGCGAGGGGGTACATCCAAGAGCCCATCTACATAGCTCACAGCAAC AGAAACTCTGCGTACATGTCTCAGATGGCCTACTTTGAAGAAGTGTGA
- the mettl27 gene encoding methyltransferase-like protein 27 isoform X1 yields the protein MQQLAKITYYKIKCIREENNLKEYKRFFMAEKEQRKLPLSLKDFTEGIASPVFYTVIGCFLVLLHRLSVSPIQFAAVSVLVLSLFLQCERRKKKDPGRRPLVKWRPVSSSLHVYIYVIAADCVFYIRKRNQTTGVYIMSAVANTFENVKAVILSAHKNTTSRDKVSFYDSWAENYDQDVAVLDYRAPTLAANCISSHFSGDREGAVVLDVACGTGLVATQLKKLGFGKFVGIDGSEAMLELARQSGLYQDLKQIMLGEEPLPIQWVDSFDVVVIVGALSFGHVPPAVVRDLCKTTKPGGYICMTTRSNQDNLEYKGCLDSELRQMENEGLWTCLEVTEVENWERAVSEHEDGYISGAVYLYKKL from the exons ATGCAGCAGCTAGCAAAGATCACAtactataaaataaaatgtataagaGAAGAAAATAATCTGAAAGAATATAAACGCTTCTTCATGGCGGAAAAAGAGCAGAGAAAGCTGCCTCTTTCCCTGAAAGACTTTACTGAGGGAATAGCGAGCCCGGTGTTTTATACAGTCATTGGTTGCTTCCTGGTGTTGCTGCACAGGCTCTCGGTGTCCCCGATTCAGTTTGCTGCAGTGTCAGTGTTAGTTCTTTCTTTATTCTTGCAGTGTGAACGCAGAAAGAAGAAAGATCCAGGGAGACGACCGCTGGTAAAGTGGCGCCCTGTCTCTTCATCTTTACACGTATACATATATGTTATAGCAGCAGACTGTGTCTTCTACATCCGTAAAAGAAATCAGACAA CAGGTGTGTATATAATGTCAGCTGTGGCTAACACATTTGAAAATGTGAAAGCAGTTATTCTATCAGctcataaaaacacaacatcaagGGACAAGGTCTCCTTCTACGACTCCTGGGCAGAGAACTATGATCAG GATGTGGCTGTCCTGGATTACCGTGCACCAACTCTGGCAGCAAACTGCATCTCTTCCCATTTCAGTGGAGATCGTGAGGGTGCCGTCGTATTGGATGTGGCCTGTGGTACAGGACTGGTGGCCACACAg TTGAAGAAACTTGGATTTGGAAAGTTTGTGGGTATAGATGGAAGCGAAGCTATGTTGGAGTTGGCAAGACAGAGTGGGTTGTACCAGGACTTGAAGCAGATCATGCTGGGAGAGGAGCCACTGCCTATCCAGTGGG TAGATTCGTTTGATGTGGTTGTGATTGTTGGAGCACTAAGTTTTGGTCATGTCCCTCCTGCTGTGGTCAGAGATCTGTGCAAGACCACCAAACCAG GTGGCTACATTTGCATGACTACCAGAAGTAACCAGGACAATCTAGAGTACAAAGGCTGTCTTGACTCTGAGCTCAGGCAGATGGAGAACGAGGGGCTTTGGACTTGTCTAGAGGTCACAGAGGTGGAAAACTGGGAGAGAGCTGTGTCGGAGCACGAGGATGGCTACATATCTGGCGCTGTATATCTCTACAAGAAACTATAA